From the genome of Paenibacillus hamazuiensis:
CGAGTGTTTTTTTCGTACCGTCCGCGAACAGTACGGTGCGGCTCGTTACTTTTCCGTCGAAGTAGACGTTGGCTTTCGTCACGACGGACACATTATCAAATTGCGACATGGCTATGTTCTCCTTTATTTCAACAGCTGCTTCGCTTGAGCAACTACATTTTCTACGGTGAAGCCGTATTCTTTAATGACAACCGGACCCGGAGCCGAAGCGCCGAATTTGTCGATGCCGAGGACAGCGCCTTGGTCGCCGACATAACGGTCCCAGCCCATCGGATGGGCCATTTCGATCGCAAGGCGGGCTTTGACATCCGGCAGGATGACGGAGTCTTTATAGCTTTGTGGCTGCTTGTCGAACAGCTCCCAGCTCGGCATGCTGATGACGCGGGCGGCAATGCCTTGCTCAGCCAGCTGCTTTTGGGCTTGTACCGCGAGCTGCACTTCCGTACCTGTCGCGATCAGCTGCACCTGCGGCTTACCTCCCGGAGCATCGGACAGCACGTACGCGCCTTTGAGCACGCCTTCGGCCGCTTTCTCGGAGCCTTCAAGCTTCGCTGCCGCCTGGCGGGAGTAAACCAATGCCACCGGACCTTTTTTGTTCTCAACCGCATAACGCCATGCGGCTGCCGTTTCGCTGCCGTCCGCCGGACGGATGACCGTCACACCCGGAATGACGCGAAGCGCGGCCAGCTGCTCGATCGGCTCATGCGTAGGTCCGTCCTCGCCGACGCCGATGCTGTCGTGGGTGAATACATAAATCGCAGGAACGCCCATGATCGAAGCGAGACGAATCGCCGGACGCAGGTAGTCGGAGAAGACGAAGAACGTGCCGCCGAACACTTTGAGGCCGCCGTGCAGCAGCATGCCGTTGATCGCCGCGCCCATGCCGAACTCGCGGACGCCGAAATAAATGTTGCGGCCGCTGTAATCTTTCGCATGCATAACGCCGAGACCCTTCATGTGAGTCATCGTCGAGGACTCGAGGTCCGCGGAACCGCCTACGAGGAAAGGAACGTTTTGCGCGATCGCATTCAACACCGTACCCGATGCGGTACGCGTTCCTTTGGAAGCGTCGGCGTCCGCCGGGATGTCCTTGTCCCATCCGGCAGGCAGTTCGCCGGCAACAGCCTGCTCGAACTGCTTCGCCAGCTCCGGATATTGCTTCGCATACTCCGCGAACATTTGCTTCCATTCCGCTTCCGCCTTGATGCCGCGCTGCTTCGCTTCATTAAAATGAGCGTACACTTCCTCCGGCACATGGAAATGCTGATTTTCATCCCAGCCGTAAGCCTTTTTCGTGAGTACGACTTCGTCCGCTCCGAGCGGAGATCCGTGAGGGCCGGCATGTCCGCCTTTGCCCGCCTTGTTCGGGCTTCCGTAACCGATGATGGTCTTGACTTCGATCAACGTTGGACGGTAGTCCGCCTGCGCTTCCAAAATCGCCTTATGCAGCGCTTCCAGATCGTTTCCGTCCTCCACGCGCAAATATTGCCAGCCATATCCTTCAAAACGGCTCTTCGCCTGCTCCGCAAACGAAAGGCTGAGCTCGCCGTCCAGCGAAATATCGTTGGAATCGTACAGCACGATCAGCTTGCCGAGCTTCTGATGTCCAGCAAGCGAAGCCGCTTCGCTGGAGATACCTTCCATCAGGTCGCCGTCGCCGCAAATGACATATGTGTAGTGATCGATGATGCGGTAGTTCTCTTTGTTATATACTGCAGCCAAATGAGCTTCAGCCAAAGCCATGCCCACCGCCATGCCGAAGCCTTGTCCGAGCGGACCCGTCGTCGCGTCAACGCCCGGCGTATGATATACTTCCGGATGGCCCGGCGTCAGGCTGCCCCATTGGCGGAACTGCTTGAGCTCTTCCATCGGCAGGTCGTAACCGCTCAGGTGCAGCAAGCTGTACAGCAGCATGGAGCCGTGTCCGGCGGACAATACGAAACGGTCGCGGTTAATCCACTGCGGGTTCTCCGGATTGTGCTTCATCACGCGCGCGTACAGCTCGTATCCCATCGGCGCAGCGCCCATCGGCATGCCCGGGTGACCGGAGTTCGCCTTCTGCACCGCATCGATCGACAGCGTACGAATCGTGTCGATCGACAATTGTTGAATCGATTTGTTCGTTACAGTCATTGCATAACCCTCCTGAATCTTAGTTCGAAACGTTGGATTTTTGAAACGCCATTATGAAAATGTTCACGTGTGCTTACATTAGAGTACACGGAAAACCACTCGCTTTATTGTACCATTCCGCAAGAAAGTTTGCCACAATAAACCAAGCTGAGAGCTTTGCTTTTTAGCGAATAAACTTATCGTACCAAACGAAAGAATTCCCTATACCTTTCCAGCCAAAAAAAGAGACGCCCTCGCCGGCGAAGCCGAGGAGCCGTCTCATAAACAGTTGCATATGCCGCAAATGCAGGGTCAAGCCGATAAGCTGCCCGAAGCGATTTTCAGATAAACGTTGCCGCTAACCGCATCGGTTTCGACGGCAAACGTCCGCACGCAGCCTTCGTCGGGAGCTTGTACGAGCCCGTCCTTGACGTTGATTTTCCAATCGTGCAGCGGACAAAAGACGTGATGATCGCAGACGATGCCTTCCGAAAGCTTGCCTGCCTTGTGTGGGCATCTGTTTTCAACCGCATACAATTCGCCGCTGGAAAGCTTGAATATCGCCACC
Proteins encoded in this window:
- the tkt gene encoding transketolase; translation: MTVTNKSIQQLSIDTIRTLSIDAVQKANSGHPGMPMGAAPMGYELYARVMKHNPENPQWINRDRFVLSAGHGSMLLYSLLHLSGYDLPMEELKQFRQWGSLTPGHPEVYHTPGVDATTGPLGQGFGMAVGMALAEAHLAAVYNKENYRIIDHYTYVICGDGDLMEGISSEAASLAGHQKLGKLIVLYDSNDISLDGELSLSFAEQAKSRFEGYGWQYLRVEDGNDLEALHKAILEAQADYRPTLIEVKTIIGYGSPNKAGKGGHAGPHGSPLGADEVVLTKKAYGWDENQHFHVPEEVYAHFNEAKQRGIKAEAEWKQMFAEYAKQYPELAKQFEQAVAGELPAGWDKDIPADADASKGTRTASGTVLNAIAQNVPFLVGGSADLESSTMTHMKGLGVMHAKDYSGRNIYFGVREFGMGAAINGMLLHGGLKVFGGTFFVFSDYLRPAIRLASIMGVPAIYVFTHDSIGVGEDGPTHEPIEQLAALRVIPGVTVIRPADGSETAAAWRYAVENKKGPVALVYSRQAAAKLEGSEKAAEGVLKGAYVLSDAPGGKPQVQLIATGTEVQLAVQAQKQLAEQGIAARVISMPSWELFDKQPQSYKDSVILPDVKARLAIEMAHPMGWDRYVGDQGAVLGIDKFGASAPGPVVIKEYGFTVENVVAQAKQLLK
- the nirD gene encoding nitrite reductase small subunit NirD, which translates into the protein MERLLVAHISEIPPLRSRTVRVGGIEVAIFKLSSGELYAVENRCPHKAGKLSEGIVCDHHVFCPLHDWKINVKDGLVQAPDEGCVRTFAVETDAVSGNVYLKIASGSLSA